GTTAGATTCTGAATTTTGCCAGGCGGCAGTTCCTTCATTATTGGTAGGATTAATGGAATCCAAACGCTTATTATTCTTTCCTTGAAAGTTATCCTTTTTCTTTGTAAACATCATCATTCCTCCATTTTTATATTATATTCTGTTTTCATGTTACTAAAATAATTACTATATTCTGTTTCATTGTTTCCGTTTTTTTTAACATCTATTCTATGATTCCATAGAAACCAATCGCTTTTCTCCTGATATAGCCTGAATAGGTGCAATATCCTGTGTAAACTCTAAGGTACCAATAAATTCACCATGTTGATCCTTCACTGCAAAATAACGTATTAACACGTAACGATCTCCCAT
The nucleotide sequence above comes from Variimorphobacter saccharofermentans. Encoded proteins:
- a CDS encoding CDIF630_02480 family spore surface protein, with protein sequence MFTKKKDNFQGKNNKRLDSINPTNNEGTAAWQNSESNYKVDQVNKPSEERVIDAKDWVDNGSRL